A part of Rhopalosiphum maidis isolate BTI-1 chromosome 3, ASM367621v3, whole genome shotgun sequence genomic DNA contains:
- the LOC113555994 gene encoding mitochondrial thiamine pyrophosphate carrier-like: MSLNISNTVKDKTWLLHSTAGACSGAFTRLVCQPLDVLKIRFQLQVEPLSKNSNNSKYKSIHQSISLIYKEEGFKALWKGLLPGQFLSTTYGLTQFLVFQKTLALLSTTEKELNQTSSVHFLCGVTSATSATLMSYPFDVVRTRLVAQKSNQVYANMRSVAISMFRMEGVSACYRGFFPTIMQNALQGGFLFMFYNTFSKLSSTNTSTNTTVHDDRINSVKQFSSGFLAGVSAKTIVYPLDVIKKRLQLQDFVHSREDFGKKFMCNGLLDCIYVTIKEESFNGLFKGLSPSLIKAGFTTALHLTFYEQTLKLLQSLVNNF, translated from the exons ATGTCGTTAAATATTAGCAATACTGTAAAAGATAAGACATGGTTATTACATAGCACGGCTGGTGCGTGCAGTGGAGCTTTTACTCGTTTGGTTTGTCAACCACTTGATGTGCTCAAAATACGATTTCAg ttgcaAGTTGAgccattatcaaaaaattcaaataactcTAAGTACAAATCTATTCACCAATCAATTAGTCTTATATACAAAGAAGAAGGTTTTAAGGCATTATGGAAAGGTCTTTTACCTGGACAGTTCCTATCAACTACTTATGGATTAAcacaa TTTCTAGTCTTTCAAAAAACTCTGGCATTACTATCAACAACAGAAAAAGAATTAAATCAGACCTCTAGTGTTCATTTTCTCTGTGGGGTTACATCCGCCACTTCTGCTACTTTGATGTCATATCCATTCGATGTTGTGCGCACTCGACTAGTTGCTCAAAAATCTAAtcag GTCTATGCAAATATGAGAAGTGTGGCCATATCTATGTTTAGGATGGAAGGTGTATCTGCATGCTACAGAGGATTTTTTCCTACTATAATGCAAAATGCATTACAAGGCGGATTCTTGTTCATGttttataacacattttcAAAGTTGTCTTCTACTAATACTAGTACTAATACaa CTGTTCATGATGACCGCATAAATAGTGTTAAACAATTCAGTTCTGGATTTTTAGCGGGTGTATCAGCAAAAACAATTGTGTACCCACTAgacgtaataaaaaaacggCTACAATTACAAGATTTTGTTCATTCTAGGGAAGATTTTGGCAAG aaatttatgtGCAATGGATTATTGGATTGTATCTATGTGACAATTAAAGAAGAATCTTTTAATGGTCTTTTTAAAGGACTGTCTCCATCATTGATAAAAGCTGGTTTTACAACTGCGTTACATCTAACTTTTTATGAACAAACCCTTAAGTTACTTCAATCTTTAGTcaacaatttttag
- the LOC113555995 gene encoding astacin-like isoform X1, translating into MWRLLLTGTLLQLTGTVVQCRNINLILPSVPDVLHPPVPSSQAGYIKGDVDDLMSVEDIDPEVRPGLFQGDMAMNNEIFDYWRVGLRWDIFPEKLWLNRTVPYLISPLYETEHRILIYQAIRTINFMTCVKFVPWTGKEKDYLLIWPVKYPSGCWSYVGRYGGPQVVSLQPPDDTGANCLGTDGRPIHELLHALGVFHEQSRSDRDKFVKINFENVIPQYRSNFDKQSLKNTTYQFEYDYDSVMHYGKNFFSIGKGKQTIVPKFEGKTIGQRKMMSKTDCLKINDLYGCLGTPPNYNYKYYTLCNYMGL; encoded by the exons atgtggcgGCTACTGTTGACGGGAACGCTGCTGCAGTTGACCGGAACAGTCGTCCAGTGCAGGAACATCAATCTGATATTGCCCAGCGTTCCGGACGTCCTACACCCCCCGGTGCCGTCCTCCCAAG ccGGATACATAAAAGGAGATGTGGATGATCTCATGTCCGTGGAAGACATCGATCCAGAGGTCAGACCGGGCTTGTTTCAAGGCGACATGGCTATGAATAACGAG attttcgaTTATTGGCGGGTCGGCCTGCGATGGGACATTTTCCCGGAGAAACTTTGGCTTAACCGCACCGTGCCATATTTGATAAGTCCGCTTTATG AAACCGAACACCGAATTCTGATATACCAAGCCATCAGGACAATCAATTTTATGACTTGCGTTAAATTTGTACCATGGACCGGCAAAGAAAAggattatttactaatatggCCGGTGAAATATCCTTCTGg ATGTTGGTCGTATGTGGGCCGTTACGGAGGACCGCAAGTTGTGTCTTTGCAGCCACCAGACGACACTGGAGCCAATTGCTTAGGTACCGACGGACGACCTATTCATGAATTATTACACGCTTTAGGTGTTTTTCACGAACAATCCAGATCGGATCGTGATAAATTTGTTaagataaattttgaaaacgtTATACCAC aatatcgttctaattttgataaacaaaGTTTGAAAAACACTACATATCAGTTTGAATATGATTACGACAGTGTCATGCACTATGGCAAAAACTTTTTCAG TATTGGCAAAGGAAAGCAAACCATTGTACCAAAGTTTGAAGGCAAAACAATTGGTCAAAGAAAAATGATGAGCAAAACAGACTGCTTGAAAATAAACGATTTGTATGGATGTCTAGGGACTCCACCAAATTAcaactataaatactatacattatgtaattatatgggTCTTTAA
- the LOC113555995 gene encoding zinc metalloproteinase nas-4-like isoform X2, which produces MSVEDIDPEVRPGLFQGDMAMNNEIFDYWRVGLRWDIFPEKLWLNRTVPYLISPLYETEHRILIYQAIRTINFMTCVKFVPWTGKEKDYLLIWPVKYPSGCWSYVGRYGGPQVVSLQPPDDTGANCLGTDGRPIHELLHALGVFHEQSRSDRDKFVKINFENVIPQYRSNFDKQSLKNTTYQFEYDYDSVMHYGKNFFSIGKGKQTIVPKFEGKTIGQRKMMSKTDCLKINDLYGCLGTPPNYNYKYYTLCNYMGL; this is translated from the exons ATGTCCGTGGAAGACATCGATCCAGAGGTCAGACCGGGCTTGTTTCAAGGCGACATGGCTATGAATAACGAG attttcgaTTATTGGCGGGTCGGCCTGCGATGGGACATTTTCCCGGAGAAACTTTGGCTTAACCGCACCGTGCCATATTTGATAAGTCCGCTTTATG AAACCGAACACCGAATTCTGATATACCAAGCCATCAGGACAATCAATTTTATGACTTGCGTTAAATTTGTACCATGGACCGGCAAAGAAAAggattatttactaatatggCCGGTGAAATATCCTTCTGg ATGTTGGTCGTATGTGGGCCGTTACGGAGGACCGCAAGTTGTGTCTTTGCAGCCACCAGACGACACTGGAGCCAATTGCTTAGGTACCGACGGACGACCTATTCATGAATTATTACACGCTTTAGGTGTTTTTCACGAACAATCCAGATCGGATCGTGATAAATTTGTTaagataaattttgaaaacgtTATACCAC aatatcgttctaattttgataaacaaaGTTTGAAAAACACTACATATCAGTTTGAATATGATTACGACAGTGTCATGCACTATGGCAAAAACTTTTTCAG TATTGGCAAAGGAAAGCAAACCATTGTACCAAAGTTTGAAGGCAAAACAATTGGTCAAAGAAAAATGATGAGCAAAACAGACTGCTTGAAAATAAACGATTTGTATGGATGTCTAGGGACTCCACCAAATTAcaactataaatactatacattatgtaattatatgggTCTTTAA